From the Hylaeus volcanicus isolate JK05 chromosome 4, UHH_iyHylVolc1.0_haploid, whole genome shotgun sequence genome, one window contains:
- the LOC128874838 gene encoding carboxypeptidase Q-like, whose protein sequence is MWSLKIFIITWIFQIQLIITLASIEDNEVNKCQLPAKLIREIDSHSTIVEAIINETLSGSYKGTTWKELAHFVDKFGPRLAGTEVLEKSINYVLNKSHEFGLENVHGEPVTVPNWIRGQESATLLKPRWKNIALLGLGYSIGTPPEGITEEVVVVNSFKELEERKHEVPGKIVVFNQKYVSYDETVEYRSRGATEASKYGAVAALINSVTPFSLYTPHTGMQSYGPNVTKIPVACITAEDASLLKRLSDNGETIQINLKMQAKNLPSKISRNIVAEIVGSTMPEKVVVVSGHIDSWDVGQGAMDDGGGAFISWQALKLLKKLNYRPRRTIRMIMWTAEELGIIGARHYIKSHKAEEKNLQFVMESDMGTFMPLGLQFTGTEQVRCILERIMGLLAPMGQMKLRNPCDGPDIESWVNAGIPGGSLWTQNEKYFYYHHTNADTMLVEDPEALDRGTALFAAVSFLLADLSVDLPRHKPIYT, encoded by the exons ATGTGGTCTCTAAAAATTTTTATCATCACCTGGATATTCCAAATACAACTGATTATAACATTGGCTAGCATTGAAGATAATGAAGTTAATAAGTGTCAACTACCAGCGAAATTGATACGAGAAATAGATTCTCATAGCACAATAGTTGAAGCTATAATAAATGAGACTTTATCAGGTTCATATAAAGGAACCACTTGGAAGGAATTGGCTCACTTTGTGGACAAGTTTGGTCCAAGATTAGCTGGTACTgaagtacttgaaaaatcaattaattatgtattaaataaatcacatGAGTTTGGTTTAGAAAATGTTCATGGAGAACCTGTGACTGTACCTAATTGGATTAG aGGACAAGAATCTGCAACTCTTTTAAAGCCAAGGTGGAAAAACATTGCTCTTCTAGGACTAGGTTACAGTATTGGTACTCCACCCGAAGGAATAACTGAAGAAGTTGTTGTTGTTAATAGTTTTAAGGaactcgaagaaagaaaacatgaA GTACcaggaaaaattgttgtattcaatcaaaaatatgtttcatatGATGAAACAGTGGAGTATAGAAGTAGGGGTGCAACAGAAGCATCTAAATATGGTGCTGTTGCTGCTTTAATCAATTCGGTTACACCATTCTCATTGTATACACCACACACGGGAATGCAAAGTTATGGACcaaacgtaacaaaaattccagTAGCTTGTATCACAGCTGAAGATGCAAGCTTATTGAAAAGATTGTCAGATAATG GTGAAACCATAcaaataaacttaaaaatgCAAGCCAAGAACTTACCAAGTAAAATATCACGAAATATAGTAGCTGAAATAGTTGGATCCACAATGCCAGAGAAAGTTGTGGTTGTATCTGGTCACATAGACAGTTGGGACGTTGGTCAGGGAGCTATGGATGATGGGGGTGGAGCATTTATTTCATGGCAAGCATTGAAGTTACTGAAAAAGCTTAATTATAGGCCTCGCCGGACTATTAG aatgaTTATGTGGACAGCTGAGGAGCTTGGTATTATAGGTGCCCGTCATTATATCAAATCCCATAAAGctgaagaaaaaaatcttCAATTTGTAATGGAATCAGATATGGGCACATTCATGCCTTTAGGTCTTCAATTTACTGGAACTGAGCAAGTTAGATGCATTTTGGAAAGAATTATGGG actATTAGCTCCTATGGGACAGATGAAACTACGTAATCCTTGTGATGGCCCTGACATTGAGTCTTGGGTAAATGCAGGCATACCAGGAGGTTCGCTGTGGAcacaaaatgaaaagtatttttattatcatcatACAAATGCAGACACTATGCTGGTTGAGGATCCAGAAGCCCTTGATAGGGGAACAGCCTTATTTGCAGCAGTATCATTTCTACTTGCTGATCTTAGCGTTGACCTTCCTCGGCATAAACCAATTTATACTTAA